In Helianthus annuus cultivar XRQ/B chromosome 3, HanXRQr2.0-SUNRISE, whole genome shotgun sequence, a single window of DNA contains:
- the LOC110929045 gene encoding shaggy-related protein kinase kappa produces MASASLGHGGVGSSRTASGFDESSSSVDWLGREMLEMRLRDKSDNDDERVSDSEPEIVHGVGTEAGHVIRTTIGGRNGQSKQTISYIAEHVIGTGSFGVVFQAKCRETGEIVAIKKVLQDKRYKNRELQIMQMLDHPNVVSLKHYFFSTTDREELYLNLVLDFVPETVSRSARHYTRMNQRMPLIYVKLYTYQICRALAYIHNCIGICHRDIKPQNLLVNPHTHQLKLCDFGSAKVLIKGEPNISYICSRYYRAPELIFGATEYTTAIDIWSTGCVMAELLLGQPLFPGESGVDQLVEIIKVLGTPTREEIKCMNPNYTEFRFPQIKPHPWHKVFQKRLPPEAVDLVCRFFQYSPNLRCTALEACVHPFFDELRDPTTRLLNGRPLPPLFNFKPQELEGIPPETVQRLIPEHARKQNLFMALNNQ; encoded by the exons ATGGCTTCAGCCAGCCTAGGACATGGTGGGGTTGGGAGTTCGAGAACTGCTAGTGGGTTCGATGAATCGTCTAGTTCGGTTGATTGGTTGGGCCGGGAGATGCTTGAGATGAGACTTAGGGACAAGTCAGACAACGATGATGAAAGAGTTAGT GATAGTGAGCCAGAGATAGTACACGGTGTGGGGACTGAAGCGGGGCATGTAATAAGAACAACAATCGGTGGTCGTAATGGTCAGTCTAAACAG ACGATTAGTTACATAGCTGAGCATGTGATTGGAACGGGTTCTTTTGGAGTTGTTTTTCAA GCTAAATGCAGAGAGACCGGAGAGATTGTGGCTATAAAGAAAGTACTTCAAGACAAGCGTTATAAGAACAGGGAACTACAAATTATGCAAATGTTGGACCACCCTAATGTTGTGTCCTTGAAACATTATTTCTTCTCAACCACTGATAGAGAAGAGCTTTATCTTAATCTTGTTCTTGATTTTGTTCCTGAAACGGTTAGCCGCAGTGCGCGGCATTACACTAGGATGAACCAACGAATGCCTTTGATATATGTCAAGTTGTATACTTATCAG atatGCAGAGCACTTGCTTATATTCATAATTGCATTGGTATTTGTCACCGCGACATCAAGCCTCAGAATTTGCTA GTAAATCCACATACGCATCAGCTGAAACTCTGCGACTTTGGAAGTGCTAAAGTTTTG ATAAAAGGAGAACCGAATATTTCCTACATTTGTTCAAGATATTATCGCGCTCCAGAGCTTATATTTGGCGCCACCGAATATACAACCGCTATAGATATTTGGTCAACTGGCTGTGTGATGGCTGAATTACTACTTGGACAG CCATTGTTTCCTGGAGAAAGTGGCGTTGATCAGTTAGTAGAGATCATTAAG GTTTTGGGAACACCGACACGAGAAGAGATAAAATGCATGAACCCAAATTATACTGAATTTAGGTTCCCACAAATAAAACCTCATCCGTGGCACAAG GTGTTCCAAAAACGTTTACCTCCCGAAGCTGTGGACTTAGTTTGTAGGTTTTTCCAGTATTCACCCAATTTAAGATGCACTGCT TTAGAAGCTTGTGTGCATCCGTTCTTTGATGAATTAAGAGATCCGACTACGCGTCTTCTTAACGGTCGCCCACTTCCTCCACTCTTCAATTTTAAACCCCAAG AGCTTGAAGGCATTCCTCCTGAGACTGTTCAAAGGCTGATCCCGGAGCATGCGCGAAAACAGAACTTATTTATGGCTTTGAACAATCAATGA